The Ralstonia wenshanensis genome includes a region encoding these proteins:
- a CDS encoding alpha/beta hydrolase family protein, translating into MLRRCLAAALAAFAMGAAYGGSADEPAAPYHVGETTRAFHPQAERHWRGARTRALITNVWYPVDVSLPEVSHNVDAPGRSPFRMQPSAGEAPVASAQAQYPLLLLSHGTGGTAGSLDWMAAALAAHGYIVAGVNHPGNTALKPLTHDGFMLWWERATDVSEVLDGVLADPVLGAHVDRTRIGAVGFSLGGYTVLELAGARTDVAAFMAFCSSPKGDAICHPPEMARAQINPAADTTRSPQTEASLARSGASYRDARIKAVFAMAPALGMAMDATSLANISIPVSLMAGDADTTVPVDTNVRRVAKMLPKADLLLVPGASHYTFVDTCLRGAAPHVPLLCKDNPGVDRDAVHAQAVRRALDFFGATLPAQS; encoded by the coding sequence ATGTTGCGTCGTTGCCTTGCCGCCGCGCTGGCGGCCTTTGCCATGGGCGCTGCCTATGGCGGTTCCGCTGACGAGCCCGCAGCGCCGTACCACGTGGGTGAAACTACCCGCGCGTTCCACCCGCAGGCTGAACGCCATTGGCGCGGCGCACGTACGCGGGCGCTCATTACCAACGTCTGGTATCCGGTGGACGTTTCTCTGCCGGAGGTTTCGCACAACGTCGATGCACCGGGCCGGTCGCCGTTCCGCATGCAGCCATCTGCGGGCGAAGCGCCCGTCGCGTCAGCGCAGGCGCAATATCCCTTGCTGCTGCTTTCACATGGCACCGGCGGCACGGCTGGGAGCCTCGATTGGATGGCCGCTGCTCTGGCCGCGCACGGCTACATCGTCGCGGGCGTGAACCACCCGGGCAACACGGCGCTGAAACCGCTCACGCACGACGGCTTCATGCTGTGGTGGGAGCGCGCCACCGATGTGAGCGAAGTGTTGGATGGCGTGCTCGCCGATCCCGTATTGGGCGCACATGTTGACCGCACGCGCATCGGCGCAGTGGGCTTCTCGTTGGGCGGCTATACCGTGCTGGAGCTGGCCGGTGCGCGCACGGATGTCGCCGCCTTCATGGCGTTCTGCAGCTCGCCAAAGGGCGATGCAATCTGCCATCCGCCGGAGATGGCCCGCGCGCAGATCAACCCGGCTGCCGACACAACGAGGTCACCGCAGACGGAAGCGTCCCTCGCCCGCTCCGGTGCGTCTTACCGCGACGCACGCATCAAAGCCGTCTTTGCGATGGCGCCTGCACTGGGCATGGCGATGGACGCCACGTCGCTCGCCAACATCAGCATCCCCGTTTCGCTGATGGCCGGAGATGCGGATACCACCGTGCCCGTTGACACCAACGTGCGACGCGTCGCCAAGATGCTGCCCAAGGCCGATCTGCTGCTGGTGCCGGGCGCGTCGCACTACACGTTCGTGGATACATGCCTGCGGGGGGCCGCACCCCATGTGCCGCTGCTGTGCAAGGACAACCCCGGCGTGGATCGCGATGCGGTGCATGCCCAGGCCGTGCGCCGGGCGCTGGACTTTTTCGGGGCGACGCTGCCCGCTCAAAGCTGA
- a CDS encoding AraC family transcriptional regulator → MKPRTEHDYYRRIARVIEAILADPAAPHTVQSLAAVAHLSPFHFHRIYRALTGEGVFETVQRMRLAQAAHRLSGAEDSVTDVALNVGYGSPQAFARAFREFTGVSPRAFQTRQQALNARSTETADLPPIELIEQPPLHALCLRHDGPVATIRQTFVMLRQLLGIELESADAPDRIGVCYGDPETPGSFEYFAGVILDTPRAMTDGLQPMRIEGGLYACHRLIGPYALIAPTMQALYGGCLPSYGFEPDDRPALELYRSPGRHRPPRACVTDLMIPIRKE, encoded by the coding sequence ATGAAGCCCCGCACTGAACACGATTACTACCGCCGCATCGCCCGCGTGATCGAGGCGATCCTGGCCGACCCTGCAGCGCCGCATACCGTGCAGAGCCTGGCGGCGGTGGCGCACCTGTCTCCGTTTCATTTTCATCGCATTTACCGGGCGCTCACTGGCGAAGGGGTGTTTGAGACCGTCCAGCGCATGCGGCTGGCGCAGGCTGCGCACCGGTTGAGCGGCGCAGAAGATTCCGTCACCGACGTCGCGCTCAACGTCGGCTATGGAAGCCCGCAGGCATTCGCTCGCGCCTTTCGCGAGTTCACCGGCGTGAGCCCGCGCGCGTTCCAGACCCGGCAGCAGGCGCTGAATGCGCGCAGCACCGAGACTGCAGACCTACCGCCCATCGAGCTGATCGAGCAGCCGCCTCTGCACGCGCTCTGCCTGCGCCACGACGGCCCCGTCGCAACTATCCGCCAGACGTTCGTCATGCTGCGGCAGCTGCTCGGCATCGAGTTGGAATCGGCGGATGCGCCCGACCGCATTGGCGTCTGCTATGGCGATCCGGAAACGCCTGGCTCGTTCGAGTACTTCGCGGGCGTCATCCTCGATACACCCCGCGCGATGACTGACGGGCTGCAGCCGATGCGCATCGAAGGCGGCCTCTACGCCTGCCATCGGCTGATCGGCCCCTATGCGCTGATCGCGCCCACCATGCAGGCGCTCTACGGCGGTTGCCTCCCAAGCTACGGCTTCGAACCGGACGACCGGCCGGCGCTTGAGTTGTATCGCAGCCCCGGGCGGCACCGTCCGCCTCGCGCCTGCGTGACTGACTTGATGATCCCCATCCGCAAGGAGTAA
- a CDS encoding LysR family transcriptional regulator produces the protein MKMLDLEAVQAFVLTADLKSFTRAAQAMDSTQSAVSLKIKRLEEVLGRRLLERTPRLVRLSQDGAAFLAAARDLVAAHEGALGSFGVERRRLSLGMSHHIVGAELPRLLRQMGRAEPTLTLEIRIASSWEILEMFEAGVLDAAIVLRHDNRRTDGEVLMEEPFGWMAAPDFEHRAGEPVRLANQTETCRIRQMATTALDAAGIAWQEVFIGGGVATIGAAVAAGLAVAALSRRVAPAGTIDVGEALGLPPLPSRSVVLHSRLADPTAKKALRTFASTLRATGGR, from the coding sequence ATGAAGATGCTCGATCTGGAGGCCGTCCAGGCCTTCGTGCTGACCGCCGATCTGAAGAGCTTCACGCGCGCGGCGCAGGCCATGGATTCCACGCAATCCGCCGTGAGCCTGAAGATCAAGCGGCTGGAAGAGGTGCTGGGCCGCCGGCTTCTGGAACGCACGCCGCGCCTGGTGCGGCTGTCTCAGGATGGCGCGGCGTTTCTGGCGGCAGCGCGTGACCTGGTCGCTGCGCACGAAGGCGCCCTGGGCTCGTTTGGCGTGGAACGGCGACGCTTGTCGCTCGGGATGAGCCACCACATCGTCGGCGCGGAACTGCCGCGCCTGCTGCGACAGATGGGCCGGGCCGAACCGACGCTCACACTGGAGATCCGCATCGCCAGTTCCTGGGAAATCCTGGAGATGTTCGAAGCCGGCGTGTTGGATGCCGCCATCGTGCTGCGCCACGACAACCGGCGCACCGACGGCGAAGTCCTCATGGAAGAGCCGTTCGGCTGGATGGCCGCACCGGATTTCGAGCACCGCGCGGGCGAACCGGTCCGCCTGGCAAATCAGACCGAAACATGCCGCATACGGCAGATGGCAACGACGGCATTGGACGCCGCGGGCATCGCCTGGCAAGAGGTGTTTATCGGCGGCGGCGTCGCCACCATTGGCGCGGCGGTGGCAGCCGGTCTTGCAGTGGCGGCACTGAGCCGCCGCGTGGCACCCGCCGGCACCATCGATGTGGGCGAAGCGCTCGGTCTGCCGCCGCTTCCGTCGCGCAGCGTGGTGCTGCATTCGCGGCTCGCCGATCCGACGGCAAAGAAGGCGCTGCGGACCTTCGCCTCCACCTTGCGGGCCACGGGCGGACGGTAG
- a CDS encoding tautomerase family protein, whose amino-acid sequence MPLVQVSLRRGKPAAYHQALFDGVYRAMRETFNVPEDDRFMTLTEHDASTFSVSPNYFGIARSDDVVIIQITANNTRNLQQKQALYRRIVELLGDKPGVRPEDVFINLVEVLPENWSFGNGLAQYAK is encoded by the coding sequence ATGCCTCTCGTTCAAGTGTCGCTGCGGCGCGGCAAGCCTGCCGCTTATCACCAGGCCCTCTTCGACGGCGTCTATCGCGCCATGCGCGAGACGTTCAACGTGCCGGAAGACGACCGCTTCATGACGCTGACCGAGCACGACGCCAGCACCTTCAGCGTCAGCCCGAACTACTTCGGCATCGCGCGCAGCGACGACGTGGTGATCATCCAGATCACCGCGAACAACACGCGCAACCTGCAGCAGAAGCAGGCGCTCTATCGCCGCATCGTCGAGTTGCTGGGCGACAAGCCCGGCGTGCGGCCCGAAGACGTGTTCATCAACCTGGTGGAGGTGCTGCCCGAGAACTGGTCGTTCGGTAACGGTCTCGCGCAGTACGCGAAATGA
- a CDS encoding SRPBCC family protein has product MTTTIDSPAGTTLRPLVISRTFPVSRDWVFKAWSTAEHIKRWFCPTHFTVPEATVEFRVGGKFDVCMRSPEGQDHWSRGHFLEIVPNARLVIDMNVVDGDNRPLMNAHTVVTFAEECGGTRMEVTQTHTPLAPIAEMMIKGASEGWKQTLDKLEREAASVPVADGIQRSVVHATFTVERTYDAPRSRVFKALTDPAAKAKWFAGGNGYTLLVREMDATPGGREVVKGRWVSGVVSSFEALYHDVIPNERVVYSYVMHLDDRKISASLATLELREPKDGSGGTHLVMTEQGAFLDGYDDSGSRERGTQFLLDMLGNSLKD; this is encoded by the coding sequence ATGACGACGACCATTGACAGCCCCGCCGGCACGACCCTGCGCCCCCTCGTGATCTCGCGCACCTTCCCCGTATCGCGCGACTGGGTGTTCAAGGCCTGGAGCACCGCCGAGCACATCAAGCGATGGTTCTGCCCGACGCACTTCACGGTGCCCGAAGCGACGGTCGAGTTTCGCGTGGGCGGCAAATTTGACGTCTGCATGCGCTCGCCCGAGGGGCAAGACCACTGGTCGCGCGGCCACTTTCTTGAGATCGTGCCTAACGCGCGCCTGGTCATCGACATGAACGTTGTAGACGGCGACAACCGCCCGCTGATGAACGCCCACACCGTCGTCACGTTTGCCGAAGAGTGCGGGGGCACACGCATGGAAGTCACGCAAACCCACACGCCGCTCGCCCCGATTGCCGAGATGATGATCAAGGGCGCGTCCGAAGGCTGGAAGCAGACGCTCGACAAGCTGGAGCGCGAAGCCGCAAGCGTGCCGGTGGCCGATGGCATCCAGCGCTCGGTCGTGCATGCCACCTTCACGGTGGAGCGCACGTACGATGCACCGCGCTCGCGCGTGTTCAAGGCGTTGACCGACCCGGCCGCCAAGGCCAAGTGGTTTGCCGGCGGCAACGGCTACACGCTGCTCGTGCGTGAGATGGACGCCACGCCCGGCGGCCGCGAAGTCGTCAAGGGCCGGTGGGTCAGCGGTGTCGTCTCCAGCTTCGAGGCGCTGTATCACGACGTCATCCCAAACGAACGCGTCGTCTATTCGTACGTGATGCATCTGGACGACCGCAAGATCTCCGCCTCGCTCGCCACGTTGGAATTGCGCGAGCCCAAGGACGGCTCCGGCGGCACGCACCTCGTGATGACCGAGCAAGGCGCCTTCCTGGATGGCTACGACGATTCCGGATCGCGCGAGCGCGGCACGCAGTTCCTGCTCGACATGCTGGGCAACTCGCTCAAGGACTGA
- a CDS encoding ArsR/SmtB family transcription factor: MLNHDTSLDLAFQALADGNRRAMLVQLVRGPASVSELAQPLDISLPAVMQHLAVLEHSGLVRSEKVGRVRTCRIEPEALSLAEQWINQRRLEWEQHFDRLGAYLETLKTEGDLHDDDH, from the coding sequence ATGCTTAACCATGACACTTCCCTCGATCTCGCCTTCCAGGCACTGGCCGACGGCAACCGGCGCGCGATGCTGGTCCAGCTCGTGCGCGGGCCGGCGTCGGTGAGCGAACTTGCCCAACCTCTCGATATCTCGCTGCCTGCGGTGATGCAGCACCTGGCGGTGCTAGAGCACTCCGGTCTCGTGCGATCGGAAAAGGTGGGCCGCGTGCGGACTTGCCGTATCGAACCCGAGGCGCTGAGCCTCGCAGAGCAGTGGATCAACCAGCGGCGCCTGGAGTGGGAACAGCACTTCGACCGCCTCGGCGCCTATCTGGAAACTCTGAAAACTGAAGGAGACTTGCATGACGACGACCATTGA
- a CDS encoding alpha/beta hydrolase family protein, which yields MDSTPQTILATDGYPLGAMLWTAASTPQGVVVMHPATGVPQRIYQAFAKFLAERGFHTITYDYRGIGASRPKSLRRFAARMRDWALLDAEGVMRWAKARYPELPQLAVGHSVGGHAIGLCCADWDVAGVVQVACHTGNSRFIRQRGERWRVELILRAVGPSMARLIGYVPGKRLGLGEDLPGGVAIEWGAWAGMPRYFFDDPTLGAIERFNRVTHPVLVYGFDDDPWATPAAINALTMHFTNTWVERRQIAPAQAGGAVGHMGFFRSQFAATLWPGLVDWLRERAAATRNEAEAA from the coding sequence ATGGACAGCACGCCGCAAACGATTCTCGCTACCGACGGCTACCCGCTGGGTGCCATGCTCTGGACGGCTGCCAGCACGCCGCAGGGCGTGGTGGTCATGCATCCGGCCACGGGCGTGCCGCAGCGCATCTATCAAGCGTTTGCCAAATTTCTGGCCGAGCGCGGCTTTCACACGATTACGTACGACTACCGCGGCATCGGCGCATCCCGGCCCAAGAGCCTGCGGCGTTTTGCGGCCCGCATGCGCGACTGGGCGCTGCTCGACGCAGAAGGCGTGATGCGATGGGCGAAGGCGCGTTATCCGGAACTGCCACAACTGGCGGTCGGACACTCGGTCGGCGGCCACGCCATCGGCCTGTGCTGCGCCGACTGGGATGTCGCGGGCGTGGTGCAAGTGGCCTGCCACACGGGCAACTCGCGCTTCATCCGCCAACGCGGCGAACGCTGGCGCGTGGAGCTGATCCTGCGCGCCGTTGGCCCGTCGATGGCCCGGCTGATCGGCTACGTGCCCGGCAAGCGCCTCGGCCTGGGCGAAGACCTGCCGGGCGGCGTCGCCATCGAATGGGGCGCATGGGCCGGCATGCCGCGCTACTTTTTCGATGACCCCACGCTCGGCGCCATCGAGCGCTTCAACCGCGTCACGCATCCCGTGCTCGTCTACGGCTTTGACGACGACCCGTGGGCCACGCCCGCCGCCATCAACGCGTTGACCATGCACTTCACGAACACGTGGGTCGAGCGCCGGCAGATCGCGCCTGCGCAGGCCGGCGGCGCGGTGGGGCACATGGGCTTCTTCCGTTCGCAGTTTGCCGCCACGCTGTGGCCAGGTCTGGTGGATTGGCTGCGCGAGCGTGCCGCCGCCACACGCAACGAAGCGGAGGCCGCATGA
- a CDS encoding MarR family winged helix-turn-helix transcriptional regulator — translation MTAPDRRLVYLISVGQRRLQRWIQSRTGEGVTAAQSGLLFFLEKNDGALMREAGAALDLGPSAMSGLVDRSVDAGLIERRADAKDGRAWQLWITPAGRDALAETRTGLAELNARLTEGFTDAEIDVVARWLASLQTKFPTGDEQ, via the coding sequence ATGACAGCACCCGACCGCCGCCTCGTCTATCTGATCAGCGTTGGGCAACGCCGCCTGCAGCGCTGGATTCAATCGCGCACCGGCGAGGGTGTGACCGCCGCGCAATCCGGCCTGCTGTTCTTCCTGGAGAAGAACGACGGCGCGTTGATGCGCGAAGCCGGCGCCGCGTTGGACCTCGGCCCCTCCGCCATGAGCGGCCTGGTTGATCGCTCAGTCGACGCGGGCCTCATCGAGCGCCGCGCCGATGCCAAGGATGGCCGCGCCTGGCAGCTCTGGATCACGCCCGCCGGCCGCGACGCCTTGGCCGAAACACGCACCGGCCTGGCCGAACTGAACGCGCGGCTGACCGAAGGTTTTACCGACGCCGAGATCGACGTTGTCGCACGCTGGCTGGCCAGTCTGCAAACCAAGTTCCCCACCGGAGACGAGCAATGA
- a CDS encoding enoyl-CoA hydratase, translating into MSEHIQSHNADGVLTLTLARADKKNAITDAMYGALADALSAAERDNTVRVVLLRAEGDMFSAGNDIGEFASIAMAGGKGGGERNVIRFLHALARATRPLVAAVQGRAVGIGTTMLLHCDFVLLADNAQLSTPFVNLALVPEAASSLLMPARLGHVRAFEMFALGDAVSAESALAWGLANRVVPLYQLGTEAQAIAARLARQPLGALTETKRLMRDAELLKQQMDAESACFAQRLQSPEAHEAFRAFVDRRPPNFNAVAH; encoded by the coding sequence ATGAGTGAACACATCCAGAGCCACAACGCCGACGGCGTTTTGACGCTCACCCTGGCACGCGCCGACAAGAAGAACGCCATCACCGATGCGATGTACGGCGCGCTGGCCGACGCGCTGAGCGCCGCCGAGCGCGACAACACCGTGCGCGTGGTGCTGCTGCGCGCCGAGGGCGACATGTTCTCCGCCGGCAACGACATCGGCGAGTTCGCATCGATCGCCATGGCCGGCGGCAAAGGCGGTGGTGAACGCAACGTCATCCGCTTCCTGCATGCACTGGCGCGGGCCACGCGTCCGCTGGTGGCTGCGGTGCAAGGTCGCGCGGTCGGCATCGGCACGACCATGCTGCTGCATTGCGACTTCGTGCTGTTGGCGGACAACGCGCAGCTTTCCACGCCGTTCGTCAATCTGGCGCTGGTGCCCGAAGCGGCATCGAGCCTGCTGATGCCCGCCCGACTGGGCCACGTGCGCGCGTTCGAGATGTTCGCGCTGGGCGATGCGGTGAGCGCGGAATCGGCGCTCGCGTGGGGTTTGGCGAATCGGGTGGTGCCGCTGTACCAGCTCGGCACGGAGGCGCAGGCCATTGCGGCGCGATTGGCGCGCCAGCCGCTCGGCGCCCTGACCGAAACCAAGCGCCTGATGCGCGATGCCGAACTGCTCAAGCAGCAGATGGATGCGGAGAGCGCCTGCTTTGCGCAGCGGCTGCAGTCTCCGGAGGCGCATGAAGCCTTCCGGGCGTTTGTCGATCGACGGCCGCCCAATTTCAACGCCGTGGCGCACTGA
- a CDS encoding sugar kinase, producing the protein MSNEGRKVVLVTRRTRLEELVARHHTLAQAKFYLEHLGADFSDYLAENAAYARSLEITVRALEAWGRYQVVDRGYLPNFIFAPDDIVVALGQDGLVANSMKYLDGQPLIGLNPEPGRWDGVLLPFEPKDLGTVLADVARDKRPTKAVTMADARLSDGQVLRAVNDLFIGPRTHASALYEIELGEQREAQSSSGIIVATGLGSTAWLKSIVTGSIGVARAMHAGGDGFRYEPEPWDTPQLTFAVREPFPSRASQATLVFGHVDADQPLKLRSRMPENGVIFSDGMEADYLRFTAGMEATISVAATQGRLAV; encoded by the coding sequence ATGAGCAACGAAGGCCGCAAGGTTGTGCTGGTGACGCGCCGCACCCGGCTTGAAGAGCTGGTGGCGCGCCACCACACGCTGGCACAGGCGAAGTTCTACCTGGAACACCTGGGCGCCGATTTTTCCGACTACCTGGCTGAGAACGCCGCCTACGCGCGCAGCCTCGAAATTACCGTGCGCGCGCTGGAAGCCTGGGGCCGCTATCAGGTGGTGGATCGCGGCTACCTGCCCAACTTCATCTTTGCGCCGGACGATATCGTCGTAGCGCTCGGGCAAGACGGGCTGGTCGCCAACTCGATGAAGTATCTCGACGGCCAGCCGCTGATCGGCCTGAACCCAGAGCCCGGCCGCTGGGACGGCGTGCTGTTGCCCTTCGAGCCGAAAGATCTCGGCACCGTGCTGGCCGACGTAGCGCGCGACAAGCGCCCCACCAAAGCCGTGACGATGGCCGATGCGCGCCTGTCCGACGGACAGGTGCTGCGCGCCGTCAACGACCTCTTTATCGGACCGCGCACGCATGCGTCTGCGCTGTATGAAATCGAGCTCGGCGAGCAGCGTGAAGCGCAATCGTCGTCGGGCATCATCGTCGCCACAGGACTGGGTTCGACGGCGTGGTTGAAGAGCATCGTGACCGGCTCGATAGGCGTCGCACGCGCCATGCATGCCGGCGGAGATGGCTTCCGCTACGAACCTGAACCGTGGGACACCCCGCAACTGACATTCGCCGTGCGCGAGCCGTTTCCGAGCCGCGCATCGCAGGCCACGCTCGTATTCGGGCATGTGGATGCGGACCAACCGCTCAAGCTGCGCTCACGCATGCCGGAGAACGGCGTGATCTTTTCCGATGGCATGGAGGCCGATTACCTGCGTTTTACCGCCGGCATGGAAGCGACGATTTCCGTGGCGGCCACGCAAGGGCGCTTGGCTGTCTGA
- a CDS encoding SPFH domain-containing protein — MFGIRFIKSQPTVHLMQFRAGKVVREGSGLSFFYYGPTTTLVAVPVASQDRPFILELVTADFQSVTVQGQVTYRISDPRRTAAMMDFSLAKNGQSYVSEDPTRLGDRVAQQVEVIVQQAVQAMELKAALRASAAIARTAQAELAAQPEIAALGLEILGVSVMAVKPTPDIARALEAEARESNLKAADDAVYLRRMSAVENERAIRQNELDTDIAVEQKKRQIRETQMEAKATLMRKENALRNEQMAADVELEGQRKAFVAGQAANSRTLAEAEAYRVAAVMQALEKADPRIVNALAAAGMQPGQLIAQAFGGIAERAERIGQLNVSPDLLQGLMNATPPNATARAAS; from the coding sequence ATGTTCGGCATCCGCTTCATCAAGTCGCAGCCCACCGTTCACCTCATGCAGTTCCGTGCCGGCAAGGTTGTGCGCGAAGGCTCGGGCCTGTCGTTCTTCTATTACGGCCCGACGACCACGCTGGTGGCCGTGCCGGTGGCCAGCCAGGACCGCCCGTTCATCCTCGAGCTGGTGACGGCCGACTTCCAGAGCGTGACCGTGCAGGGCCAGGTGACGTACCGCATCAGCGACCCGCGCCGCACCGCCGCGATGATGGATTTCTCGCTCGCCAAGAATGGCCAGAGCTACGTGTCTGAAGACCCGACCCGCTTGGGTGACCGTGTAGCGCAGCAGGTGGAAGTGATCGTGCAGCAGGCCGTGCAGGCCATGGAGCTGAAGGCCGCGCTGCGCGCATCGGCGGCCATCGCACGCACCGCGCAAGCCGAGTTGGCTGCGCAGCCTGAAATTGCCGCATTGGGGCTGGAGATCCTGGGCGTGTCCGTCATGGCGGTCAAGCCGACGCCTGACATCGCCCGCGCACTGGAAGCCGAAGCGCGCGAATCCAACCTCAAGGCCGCGGATGACGCTGTCTATTTGCGCCGCATGTCGGCCGTGGAAAACGAACGCGCCATCCGCCAGAACGAGCTGGACACTGACATTGCGGTTGAGCAGAAGAAGCGCCAGATCCGCGAGACGCAGATGGAAGCCAAGGCCACGCTGATGCGCAAGGAGAACGCCCTGCGCAACGAACAGATGGCCGCCGATGTGGAACTCGAAGGCCAGCGCAAGGCCTTCGTGGCCGGCCAGGCCGCGAACAGCCGCACGCTGGCCGAAGCCGAGGCCTACCGCGTGGCCGCTGTCATGCAGGCGCTGGAAAAGGCCGACCCGCGCATCGTCAACGCGCTGGCTGCGGCCGGCATGCAGCCCGGCCAGCTCATCGCGCAGGCCTTTGGCGGCATTGCCGAACGTGCGGAACGCATCGGCCAATTGAACGTGTCGCCGGACCTGCTGCAAGGGCTGATGAACGCCACCCCGCCCAACGCCACCGCACGGGCCGCATCATGA
- a CDS encoding NUDIX hydrolase, translating to MATRTSAKSFPLPFTTVDVVIFTVLDDVLRVLLVQRPNAEGEPFPGAWALPGGFVDTAVDATLEDCARRKLLEKTGVGSPYLEQLGSWGSATRDPRGWSATHVYFALIPAQGVALAKGANAAEVAWFAVDDVLRAPELAFDHAEILRTAVERLRSKVEYTSLPAFLLAEPFSLPQLQRMYEIVLGRPVDKSGFRTRMLAANFLEEAGVAEGDSYRPAKGYRLIDRSTPVVFPRTFSPRGADSNA from the coding sequence ATGGCCACCCGAACTTCCGCGAAGTCCTTCCCGTTGCCATTCACCACCGTGGATGTCGTCATCTTTACGGTGCTGGACGACGTGTTGCGCGTGCTGCTCGTGCAGCGTCCCAATGCGGAAGGGGAGCCTTTTCCGGGCGCGTGGGCGTTGCCGGGCGGATTTGTCGATACGGCCGTCGATGCCACGCTGGAAGATTGCGCGCGCCGCAAGCTGCTGGAGAAGACCGGCGTGGGCAGCCCGTATCTGGAGCAGTTGGGCAGCTGGGGCAGCGCCACGCGTGACCCGCGCGGCTGGTCTGCCACGCATGTCTACTTTGCGTTGATACCGGCGCAGGGTGTGGCGCTTGCCAAGGGCGCCAATGCGGCTGAGGTGGCGTGGTTTGCGGTGGACGATGTACTGCGCGCGCCAGAACTGGCCTTCGACCATGCAGAGATTTTGCGCACCGCCGTAGAGCGTTTGCGCAGCAAGGTCGAATACACATCGTTGCCGGCGTTTCTGCTGGCCGAGCCGTTCTCGCTGCCGCAGTTGCAGCGCATGTACGAGATCGTGCTCGGCCGTCCGGTCGACAAAAGCGGCTTCCGCACCCGCATGCTGGCTGCCAACTTTTTGGAAGAAGCGGGCGTGGCAGAAGGCGATTCGTATCGCCCTGCCAAGGGCTACCGCCTGATTGACCGAAGCACGCCGGTCGTTTTCCCGCGCACCTTCAGCCCACGCGGAGCGGATTCAAACGCCTGA
- a CDS encoding DUF3005 domain-containing protein: MHNAEHDQAQPQPEEPVTHRPEGAKLTEPPPDSPRNDPLARASRRIRSVDAAGAEASDNTIDTDGKGLEAAKSPSQWQDNVIYSNASLENSRPEPDPAAPIAGIDSRPNQGRPTIATEPGQHVVMRGVVDETARNGTRAAQRFSLEDDEQP; the protein is encoded by the coding sequence ATGCACAACGCCGAGCACGACCAAGCGCAACCCCAACCCGAAGAGCCGGTGACTCACCGTCCGGAGGGCGCCAAGCTGACGGAGCCACCACCCGACTCGCCGCGCAACGACCCGCTTGCGCGCGCCTCCCGTCGCATCCGCTCCGTCGACGCCGCAGGCGCCGAAGCATCTGACAACACCATCGACACAGACGGCAAGGGCCTGGAGGCAGCGAAGAGCCCATCACAATGGCAAGACAACGTCATCTACTCAAACGCGTCGCTGGAGAACAGCCGCCCCGAGCCCGACCCGGCAGCGCCCATCGCAGGGATCGACAGCCGGCCTAACCAGGGACGTCCGACCATTGCGACGGAGCCCGGCCAGCACGTGGTCATGCGCGGCGTGGTCGATGAAACGGCCCGCAACGGCACGCGCGCGGCGCAGCGGTTTTCGCTGGAAGACGACGAGCAGCCTTAA